One stretch of Juglans microcarpa x Juglans regia isolate MS1-56 chromosome 3D, Jm3101_v1.0, whole genome shotgun sequence DNA includes these proteins:
- the LOC121253984 gene encoding putative leucine-rich repeat-containing protein DDB_G0290503 isoform X1, whose translation MSEKQNSEQVMEGSGDFGPATEALDSEHNHVMVPEESNGYAPETEVAVERGDSNDLIEPVNQESVSSPINRAEHDFGEAGKEDMFVDCPDELSTANADNREAVVAVGTEESSEMMNGVHESGVQEMENGTQVGYVVDSELENLRETLDKMLHERERIAREYEMQNEREAFTEDVAGLHHQLKALTNKQLLLPGMENHLVGDNPLLEMVKDCSQFVKAASEERLQTEATVRELHAVLFSKDQEIEYLNARVTEYGTISVTARDELLELKRKEEDLFEKVRRLEDENGKLVAQLDKNKVVFESVNEELAKTKMELEQEKFRCANTKEKLSMAVTKGKALVQQRDSLKQSLAERTSELDKCLTELQEKSSSLVAAELSKGELVRSENLVSSLQESLLQRNSILDKLEEILSQAAVPEELQSMDIIERFRWLVDEKKSLEDVSMEFQIVKDAFSFTDLPETISSSDWEARGSYLRESFYQVKDEVNTLHDEIVKTREDAHSEIARLSASLLAALQEKDYLQTEVADLMCKYEWIDEKVSLEKNRISASLSEALEEKEFLRMELANLMSKYEEIVEKEHKVSLDKDWIIKMLLEFSGSEMENEEGVYQSDNSAIIHKCFEKIKEQSSVALDSSHVNTELFQRVQSLLYVRDQELMLCEKLLEEDMVVRLEVNKLSNEIKLVSEELVALKEEKGSLQKVIERSEEKSALLRERLSMAVKKGKGLVQDRENMKNLLDEKDSEIEKLKLDLQQQESAVADCRDQINRLSSDVECIPKLEADLVAMKDQRDQFEQFLLESNKLLQRVVECIDGIVLPIESVFEGPVEKVIWLAGYINECLDAKTHADQELSKAKEDASTLASKLEEAKATVKSLEDALSVAENSVSRLSEEKREMEVGRTNVEQELEKAMEEAFSQTSKFAEASATMKSLEEALSLAENNISVLFKEKEEAQVSRAATEMELDKEKEEVAIQTTKLTEAYKTIKALEHSLSQVESNVVLLTEQNNDVQAGRTNLENEVKKLQEEVGSLANKLEDAYASIKSQEDALWRAENDISVLKGEKKDAEEEALLLNSKLSATLEELAGTSGSLETRSVELAGHFNDLQVIMKDETLSSKVKECFEKKFESLKSMDLIINNIRDRFVSMDLEEMQSHQLMEDNSRFTKPFSDSIDNIAGVEIHYSLAGADSDNISSYFRNTVEGFQWRNKILADKFEGFSSVVDEFIASLLRKLQTAENGVVVLFEHIESLRQKTKDLEMYKQEQETSVGILDNDVSTLLSVCTTVTRELQFEVKNNLLDLSHVPELETFNHGLSLEMIGSEGDATVEQLERLDGSKYVEAADKLLLAARKVQALIKQFESTSNMAAATIEELQTKLKESRKGFEKAIEERDLNQNRVAELVTDVDVLQNSCSELRLNLEDYQTKEEKIKEREAEVSSLYNSILIKEQEAEDSPLSASQVKILFEKIRDIEIPIAVSEVGDLDPHNSAHIKKLFHIIDSVTELQQEVKFLSHDRTRLQSNLTTQVLEIEHLKGEVEKHIRDGQDLEKMNNELSELIFGLEKIIGMFKVSDLGEQKYPGAKGLLSLLEKQVVAMLLESENSKSKAQELATELLASQNVVEELSIKVKLLEDSVQGGNADPNIVQERSIFEALPLPTGSEISEIEDVGPIGQNTVSPVPLAAQVRTVRKGSTDHLAINIGGESERLINNEGNEGTDEDKGHVFKSLNTSGLIPKQGKLIADRVDGIWVSGGRVLMSQPRARLGLMAYCLLMHIWLLGTVL comes from the exons AAGAGTCGAATGGGTATGCACCAGAAACCGAGGTTGCGGTCGAGCGCGGGGATTCAAACGACCTCATCGAACCGGTTAACCAG GAATCGGTGTCGTCACCAATAAATCGTGCCGAGCACGATTTTGGGGAAGCCGGGAAAGAGGATATGTTCGTTGACTGCCCGGACGAGTTATCTACTGCAAATGCTGATAACAGGGAAGCAGTGGTGGCGGTAGGGACCGAAGAGAGTTCGGAGATGATGAATGGCGTGCACGAGAGTGGAGTTCAAGAAATGGAAAACGGGACGCAGGTTGGTTATGTGGTGGACAGTGAGCTGGAAAACCTGCGGGAAACGCTGGATAAGATGCTTCACGAGAGAGAAAGAATTGCTCGGGAATACGAG ATGCAGAACGAGAGAGAGGCTTTTACTGAAGACGTTGCTGGGCTTCATCATCAGCTTAAGGCACTGACTAACAAGCAGCTGTTGTTGCCGGGTATGGAAAACCATTTGGTGGGTGACAACCCTTTGCTTGAAATGGTGAAGGACTGCTCACAGTTTGTTAAAGCCGCCTCAGAAGAACGGTTGCAAACTGAGGCGACAGTGAGGGAGCTTCATGCCGTTCTTTTTTCGAAGGACCAAGAGATTGAATATCTCAATGCCAGGGTTACTGAGTATGGGACTATCAGTGTCACTGCCCGTGACGAGTTGCTTGAgctgaaaagaaaggaagaagatttGTTTGAGAAAGTACGCCGTctagaagatgaaaatgggaAATTGGTGGCTCaacttgataaaaataaagtggTTTTTGAGTCGGTGAATGAGGAACTTGCAAAGACAAAAATGGAACTTGAGCAGGAAAAGTTTAGGTGTGCTAATACGAAAGAGAAGCTTTCTATGGCTGTGACGAAAGGAAAGGCGTTGGTACAACAGAGGGACTCGTTGAAGCAGTCGTTGGCTGAGAGAACAAGTGAGCTCGATAAATGTTTAACTGAATTGCAAGAGAAGTCAAGTTCATTGGTGGCTGCGGAACTAAGTAAAGGGGAGTTGGTCAGAAGTGAAAATCTGGTCTCATCTCTGCAGGAATCACTTTTGCAAAGGAATTCCATCCTTGAcaaacttgaagaaattttgTCCCAGGCTGCTGTACCTGAGGAACTTCAATCGATGGATATTATAGAGAGATTTAGATGGCTTGTGGACGAGAAAAAATCACTGGAAGATGTTTCAATGGAATTCCAAATCGTGAAAGACGCATTTTCCTTTACTGATCTACCAGAAACCATTTCATCGTCTGACTGGGAAGCTCGAGGGAGTTACCTTAGGGAGTCATTTTATCAGGTGAAGGATGAAGTAAATACTTTGCATGATGAAATTGTTAAAACAAGGGAAGATGCACACAGTGAGATTGCCCGCTTAAGCGCATCACTTTTGGCAGCATTACAGGAAAAGGATTATCTTCAAACGGAGGTAGCTGACCTGATGTGCAAATATGAATGGATTGACGAAAAAGTTTCATTGGAGAAGAACCGTATAAGCGCTTCACTTTCTGAAGCATTAGAGGAAAAGGAGTTTCTTCGAATGGAGTTGGCTAATCTGATGAGCAAATATGAAGAGATTGTTGAAAAGGAGCATAAAGTCTCACTGGACAAAGATTGGATAATTAAAATGTTACTTGAGTTTTCTGGAAGCGaaatggaaaatgaagaagGGGTGTATCAGTCTGACAATTCTGCGATCATTCACAAATGCTTTGAGAAGATAAAAGAACAGAGCAGTGTGGCTTTGGATTCTTCCCATGTTAACACAGAATTATTTCAAAGAGTTCAAAGTCTCTTATATGTAAGGGATCAAGAGTTGATGCTGTGTGAGAAGTTACTTGAAGAGGATATGGTGGTGAGATTAGAGGTTAATAAACTGTCGAATGAGATAAAGTTAGTATCTGAAGAACTTGTAGCATTGAAAGAGGAAAAGGGCTCTCTCCAGAAGGTTATTGAAAGATCGGAAGAGAAGTCTGCTTTGCTGAGGGAGAGGTTATCCATGGCCGTTAAGAAAGGCAAGGGACTGGTTCAAGATCgggaaaatatgaaaaatcttcTGGATGAAAAAGACTCAGAAATCGAGAAGTTGAAGCTTGACTTACAGCAGCAAGAATCTGCAGTTGCTGACTGCAGAGACCAGATCAATAGATTATCTTCTGATGTAGAGTGCATCCCAAAGTTGGAGGCTGATCTTGTTGCTATGAAAGATCAACGAGATCAATTCGAGCAATTCTTACTGGAGAGCAATAAACTGTTACAAAGAGTAGTTGAATGTATTGATGGAATTGTTCTTCCCATTGAATCAGTTTTTGAGGGCCCTGTAGAAAAGGTTATCTGGCTTGCTGGGTACATTAATGAATGTCTGGATGCTAAGACACATGCAGATCAAGAGTTGAGTAAGGCAAAAGAGGATGCCAGTACTCTGGCTAGTAAGTTAGAGGAAGCCAAAGCAACTGTGAAATCACTGGAAGATGCATTGTCAGTTGCAGAGAACAGTGTTTCTCGACTCTCTGAAGAAAAGAGGGAAATGGAAGTTGGCAGGACAAATGTTGAACAAGAATTGGAGAAAGCAATGGAAGAAGCGTTTTCTCAGACTAGCAAGTTTGCTGAGGCTTCTGCAACTATGAAGTCACTTGAAGAGGCATTATCACTGGCAGAAAATAATATTTCCGTGCTCTTCAAAGAGAAGGAAGAGGCTCAAGTAAGTAGAGCTGCTACAGAGATGGAGCTAGataaagagaaagaggaagttGCTATTCAGACCACTAAACTAACAGAGGCCTACAAAACTATAAAGGCACTTGAACATTCACTATCTCAGGTAGAGAGCAATGTTGTTCTGCTGACTGAGCAAAATAACGATGTACAAGCGGGTAGAACCAATTTAGAGAATGAGGTAAAGAAGCTGCAAGAGGAAGTTGGGTCCTTGGCTAATAAGCTAGAAGATGCATATGCAAGTATAAAATCACAGGAAGATGCGCTTTGGAGGGCAGAGAATGATATTTCAGTACTTAAAGGCGAAAAGAAAGATGCTGAAGAGGAGGCGTTGTTGCTTAATTCCAAGTTAAGTGCAACCCTGGAAGAGTTGGCTGGGACTAGTGGCAGCTTAGAGACCAGATCTGTAGAACTTGCTGGACACTTTAATGATCTTCAAGTGATTATGAAAGATGAGACTCTTTCATCCAAAGTAAAAGAATGCTTTGAGAAGAAATTTGAGAGCTTGAAATCTATGGATCTTATTATTAATAACATAAGGGACCGTTTTGTTTCTATGGACTTAGAAGAGATGCAAAGTCACCAGCTTATGGAG GATAATTCACGTTTTACAAAACCTTTCTCGGATAGCATTGACAATATTGCTGGTGTTGAAATCCATTACAGCCTGGCGGGTGCAGATAGTGAcaatatttcttcatattttagaAATACCGTGGAAGGGTTCCAGTGGAGAAACAAAATTCTTGCAGATAAGTTTGAAGGTTTCTCCTCAGTTGTAGATGAGTTTATTGCATCtttgttgagaaaattgcagACAGCAGAGAATGGAGTAGTAGTTCTATTTGAGCACATTGAATCTTTGAGACAGAAAACAAAGGATCTGGAAATGTATAAACAAGAACAGGAGACTAGTGTAGGCATACTGGACAACGATGTTTCCACTTTACTGTCTGTTTGTACTACCGTTACCAGGGAACTGCAATTTGAGGTGAAGAACAATCTATTGGATCTCAGCCATGTCCCTGAGCTTGAGACATTCAACCATGGTTTGTCCCTGGAAATGATAGGAAGCGAGGGAGATGCCACAGTAGAGCAACTGGAAAGGCTTGATGGCAGCAAATATGTTGAAGCCGCTGACAAGTTGTTACTTGCTGCTAGAAAAGTACAAGCCTTGATTAAACAGTTTGAGAGCACAAGTAACATGGCGGCAGCTACAATTGAAGAATTGCAGACTAAATTGAAAGAAAGCAGAAAAGGTTTTGAAAAAGCTATAGAAGAAAGGGATCTAAACCAAAATAGGGTTGCCGAGTTGGTGACTGATGTGGATGTATTGCAAAATTCATGCAGTGAGCTGAGGCTTAATCTAGAGGATTATCaaacaaaagaggaaaagatAAAGGAAAGAGAGGCAGAAGTTTCCTCTTTATACAATtctatattaattaaagaaCAAG AGGCAGAAGACTCTCCCCTGTCAGCATCCCAAGTGAAAATactgtttgaaaaaattagagacATAGAAATCCCTATCGCAGTCTCAGAAGTAGGAGACCTAGACCCGCATAACTCGGCTCATATAAAGAAGCTCTTTCACATCATTGATAGTGTTACTGAGTTGCAGCAAgaagtaaaatttttatctcatgaCAGAACAAGGCTACAGTCTAACCTTACAACACAGGTTCTTGAAATTGAGCATCTGAAGGGGGAAGTTGAAAAGCACATTAGAGATGGACAAGACttggaaaaaatgaataacGAATTGTCTGAGCTCATATTTGGATTGGAGAAAATTATAGGTATGTTCAAAGTTAGTGATTTAGGCGAGCAAAAATATCCTGGAGCGAAAGGACTTCTGTCTTTGTTAGAAAAGCAGGTCGTGGCCATGCTTTTAGAAtctgaaaattcaaaatcaaaagctCAGGAGCTTGCCACAGAGTTACTGGCGAGCCAAAATGTCGTAGAGGAATTGTCAATCAAGGTTAAATTACTTGAAGATTCAGTTCAAGGTGGGAATGCCGACCCCAACATTGTTCAGGAAAGGAGCATCTTTGAAGCACTACCGTTGCCTACAGGGTCAGAGATATCTGAAATTGAAGACGTG GGCCCAATTGGACAGAATACAGTATCTCCTGTCCCCCTAGCTGCCCAGGTGCGAACTGTGAGAAAGGGTTCAACCGACCATCTTGCAATCAATATTGGCGGGGAATCTGAACGTCTGATAAACAACGAGGGCAACGAGGGAACTGATGAGGACAAAG GTCATGTATTCAAGTCTCTGAACACATCAggtctcattcccaaacaaggAAAGTTGATAGCAGATCGTGTTGATGGAATATG GGTCTCTGGGGGTCGTGTTTTGATGAGTCAGCCCCGAGCAAGGCTAGGCCTTATGGCTTATTGCCTCCTTATGCATATATGGCTTTTGGGAACCGTTTTGTGA
- the LOC121253984 gene encoding putative leucine-rich repeat-containing protein DDB_G0290503 isoform X2, whose protein sequence is MSEKQNSEQVMEGSGDFGPATEALDSEHNHVMVPEESNGYAPETEVAVERGDSNDLIEPVNQESVSSPINRAEHDFGEAGKEDMFVDCPDELSTANADNREAVVAVGTEESSEMMNGVHESGVQEMENGTQVGYVVDSELENLRETLDKMLHERERIAREYENEREAFTEDVAGLHHQLKALTNKQLLLPGMENHLVGDNPLLEMVKDCSQFVKAASEERLQTEATVRELHAVLFSKDQEIEYLNARVTEYGTISVTARDELLELKRKEEDLFEKVRRLEDENGKLVAQLDKNKVVFESVNEELAKTKMELEQEKFRCANTKEKLSMAVTKGKALVQQRDSLKQSLAERTSELDKCLTELQEKSSSLVAAELSKGELVRSENLVSSLQESLLQRNSILDKLEEILSQAAVPEELQSMDIIERFRWLVDEKKSLEDVSMEFQIVKDAFSFTDLPETISSSDWEARGSYLRESFYQVKDEVNTLHDEIVKTREDAHSEIARLSASLLAALQEKDYLQTEVADLMCKYEWIDEKVSLEKNRISASLSEALEEKEFLRMELANLMSKYEEIVEKEHKVSLDKDWIIKMLLEFSGSEMENEEGVYQSDNSAIIHKCFEKIKEQSSVALDSSHVNTELFQRVQSLLYVRDQELMLCEKLLEEDMVVRLEVNKLSNEIKLVSEELVALKEEKGSLQKVIERSEEKSALLRERLSMAVKKGKGLVQDRENMKNLLDEKDSEIEKLKLDLQQQESAVADCRDQINRLSSDVECIPKLEADLVAMKDQRDQFEQFLLESNKLLQRVVECIDGIVLPIESVFEGPVEKVIWLAGYINECLDAKTHADQELSKAKEDASTLASKLEEAKATVKSLEDALSVAENSVSRLSEEKREMEVGRTNVEQELEKAMEEAFSQTSKFAEASATMKSLEEALSLAENNISVLFKEKEEAQVSRAATEMELDKEKEEVAIQTTKLTEAYKTIKALEHSLSQVESNVVLLTEQNNDVQAGRTNLENEVKKLQEEVGSLANKLEDAYASIKSQEDALWRAENDISVLKGEKKDAEEEALLLNSKLSATLEELAGTSGSLETRSVELAGHFNDLQVIMKDETLSSKVKECFEKKFESLKSMDLIINNIRDRFVSMDLEEMQSHQLMEDNSRFTKPFSDSIDNIAGVEIHYSLAGADSDNISSYFRNTVEGFQWRNKILADKFEGFSSVVDEFIASLLRKLQTAENGVVVLFEHIESLRQKTKDLEMYKQEQETSVGILDNDVSTLLSVCTTVTRELQFEVKNNLLDLSHVPELETFNHGLSLEMIGSEGDATVEQLERLDGSKYVEAADKLLLAARKVQALIKQFESTSNMAAATIEELQTKLKESRKGFEKAIEERDLNQNRVAELVTDVDVLQNSCSELRLNLEDYQTKEEKIKEREAEVSSLYNSILIKEQEAEDSPLSASQVKILFEKIRDIEIPIAVSEVGDLDPHNSAHIKKLFHIIDSVTELQQEVKFLSHDRTRLQSNLTTQVLEIEHLKGEVEKHIRDGQDLEKMNNELSELIFGLEKIIGMFKVSDLGEQKYPGAKGLLSLLEKQVVAMLLESENSKSKAQELATELLASQNVVEELSIKVKLLEDSVQGGNADPNIVQERSIFEALPLPTGSEISEIEDVGPIGQNTVSPVPLAAQVRTVRKGSTDHLAINIGGESERLINNEGNEGTDEDKGHVFKSLNTSGLIPKQGKLIADRVDGIWVSGGRVLMSQPRARLGLMAYCLLMHIWLLGTVL, encoded by the exons AAGAGTCGAATGGGTATGCACCAGAAACCGAGGTTGCGGTCGAGCGCGGGGATTCAAACGACCTCATCGAACCGGTTAACCAG GAATCGGTGTCGTCACCAATAAATCGTGCCGAGCACGATTTTGGGGAAGCCGGGAAAGAGGATATGTTCGTTGACTGCCCGGACGAGTTATCTACTGCAAATGCTGATAACAGGGAAGCAGTGGTGGCGGTAGGGACCGAAGAGAGTTCGGAGATGATGAATGGCGTGCACGAGAGTGGAGTTCAAGAAATGGAAAACGGGACGCAGGTTGGTTATGTGGTGGACAGTGAGCTGGAAAACCTGCGGGAAACGCTGGATAAGATGCTTCACGAGAGAGAAAGAATTGCTCGGGAATACGAG AACGAGAGAGAGGCTTTTACTGAAGACGTTGCTGGGCTTCATCATCAGCTTAAGGCACTGACTAACAAGCAGCTGTTGTTGCCGGGTATGGAAAACCATTTGGTGGGTGACAACCCTTTGCTTGAAATGGTGAAGGACTGCTCACAGTTTGTTAAAGCCGCCTCAGAAGAACGGTTGCAAACTGAGGCGACAGTGAGGGAGCTTCATGCCGTTCTTTTTTCGAAGGACCAAGAGATTGAATATCTCAATGCCAGGGTTACTGAGTATGGGACTATCAGTGTCACTGCCCGTGACGAGTTGCTTGAgctgaaaagaaaggaagaagatttGTTTGAGAAAGTACGCCGTctagaagatgaaaatgggaAATTGGTGGCTCaacttgataaaaataaagtggTTTTTGAGTCGGTGAATGAGGAACTTGCAAAGACAAAAATGGAACTTGAGCAGGAAAAGTTTAGGTGTGCTAATACGAAAGAGAAGCTTTCTATGGCTGTGACGAAAGGAAAGGCGTTGGTACAACAGAGGGACTCGTTGAAGCAGTCGTTGGCTGAGAGAACAAGTGAGCTCGATAAATGTTTAACTGAATTGCAAGAGAAGTCAAGTTCATTGGTGGCTGCGGAACTAAGTAAAGGGGAGTTGGTCAGAAGTGAAAATCTGGTCTCATCTCTGCAGGAATCACTTTTGCAAAGGAATTCCATCCTTGAcaaacttgaagaaattttgTCCCAGGCTGCTGTACCTGAGGAACTTCAATCGATGGATATTATAGAGAGATTTAGATGGCTTGTGGACGAGAAAAAATCACTGGAAGATGTTTCAATGGAATTCCAAATCGTGAAAGACGCATTTTCCTTTACTGATCTACCAGAAACCATTTCATCGTCTGACTGGGAAGCTCGAGGGAGTTACCTTAGGGAGTCATTTTATCAGGTGAAGGATGAAGTAAATACTTTGCATGATGAAATTGTTAAAACAAGGGAAGATGCACACAGTGAGATTGCCCGCTTAAGCGCATCACTTTTGGCAGCATTACAGGAAAAGGATTATCTTCAAACGGAGGTAGCTGACCTGATGTGCAAATATGAATGGATTGACGAAAAAGTTTCATTGGAGAAGAACCGTATAAGCGCTTCACTTTCTGAAGCATTAGAGGAAAAGGAGTTTCTTCGAATGGAGTTGGCTAATCTGATGAGCAAATATGAAGAGATTGTTGAAAAGGAGCATAAAGTCTCACTGGACAAAGATTGGATAATTAAAATGTTACTTGAGTTTTCTGGAAGCGaaatggaaaatgaagaagGGGTGTATCAGTCTGACAATTCTGCGATCATTCACAAATGCTTTGAGAAGATAAAAGAACAGAGCAGTGTGGCTTTGGATTCTTCCCATGTTAACACAGAATTATTTCAAAGAGTTCAAAGTCTCTTATATGTAAGGGATCAAGAGTTGATGCTGTGTGAGAAGTTACTTGAAGAGGATATGGTGGTGAGATTAGAGGTTAATAAACTGTCGAATGAGATAAAGTTAGTATCTGAAGAACTTGTAGCATTGAAAGAGGAAAAGGGCTCTCTCCAGAAGGTTATTGAAAGATCGGAAGAGAAGTCTGCTTTGCTGAGGGAGAGGTTATCCATGGCCGTTAAGAAAGGCAAGGGACTGGTTCAAGATCgggaaaatatgaaaaatcttcTGGATGAAAAAGACTCAGAAATCGAGAAGTTGAAGCTTGACTTACAGCAGCAAGAATCTGCAGTTGCTGACTGCAGAGACCAGATCAATAGATTATCTTCTGATGTAGAGTGCATCCCAAAGTTGGAGGCTGATCTTGTTGCTATGAAAGATCAACGAGATCAATTCGAGCAATTCTTACTGGAGAGCAATAAACTGTTACAAAGAGTAGTTGAATGTATTGATGGAATTGTTCTTCCCATTGAATCAGTTTTTGAGGGCCCTGTAGAAAAGGTTATCTGGCTTGCTGGGTACATTAATGAATGTCTGGATGCTAAGACACATGCAGATCAAGAGTTGAGTAAGGCAAAAGAGGATGCCAGTACTCTGGCTAGTAAGTTAGAGGAAGCCAAAGCAACTGTGAAATCACTGGAAGATGCATTGTCAGTTGCAGAGAACAGTGTTTCTCGACTCTCTGAAGAAAAGAGGGAAATGGAAGTTGGCAGGACAAATGTTGAACAAGAATTGGAGAAAGCAATGGAAGAAGCGTTTTCTCAGACTAGCAAGTTTGCTGAGGCTTCTGCAACTATGAAGTCACTTGAAGAGGCATTATCACTGGCAGAAAATAATATTTCCGTGCTCTTCAAAGAGAAGGAAGAGGCTCAAGTAAGTAGAGCTGCTACAGAGATGGAGCTAGataaagagaaagaggaagttGCTATTCAGACCACTAAACTAACAGAGGCCTACAAAACTATAAAGGCACTTGAACATTCACTATCTCAGGTAGAGAGCAATGTTGTTCTGCTGACTGAGCAAAATAACGATGTACAAGCGGGTAGAACCAATTTAGAGAATGAGGTAAAGAAGCTGCAAGAGGAAGTTGGGTCCTTGGCTAATAAGCTAGAAGATGCATATGCAAGTATAAAATCACAGGAAGATGCGCTTTGGAGGGCAGAGAATGATATTTCAGTACTTAAAGGCGAAAAGAAAGATGCTGAAGAGGAGGCGTTGTTGCTTAATTCCAAGTTAAGTGCAACCCTGGAAGAGTTGGCTGGGACTAGTGGCAGCTTAGAGACCAGATCTGTAGAACTTGCTGGACACTTTAATGATCTTCAAGTGATTATGAAAGATGAGACTCTTTCATCCAAAGTAAAAGAATGCTTTGAGAAGAAATTTGAGAGCTTGAAATCTATGGATCTTATTATTAATAACATAAGGGACCGTTTTGTTTCTATGGACTTAGAAGAGATGCAAAGTCACCAGCTTATGGAG GATAATTCACGTTTTACAAAACCTTTCTCGGATAGCATTGACAATATTGCTGGTGTTGAAATCCATTACAGCCTGGCGGGTGCAGATAGTGAcaatatttcttcatattttagaAATACCGTGGAAGGGTTCCAGTGGAGAAACAAAATTCTTGCAGATAAGTTTGAAGGTTTCTCCTCAGTTGTAGATGAGTTTATTGCATCtttgttgagaaaattgcagACAGCAGAGAATGGAGTAGTAGTTCTATTTGAGCACATTGAATCTTTGAGACAGAAAACAAAGGATCTGGAAATGTATAAACAAGAACAGGAGACTAGTGTAGGCATACTGGACAACGATGTTTCCACTTTACTGTCTGTTTGTACTACCGTTACCAGGGAACTGCAATTTGAGGTGAAGAACAATCTATTGGATCTCAGCCATGTCCCTGAGCTTGAGACATTCAACCATGGTTTGTCCCTGGAAATGATAGGAAGCGAGGGAGATGCCACAGTAGAGCAACTGGAAAGGCTTGATGGCAGCAAATATGTTGAAGCCGCTGACAAGTTGTTACTTGCTGCTAGAAAAGTACAAGCCTTGATTAAACAGTTTGAGAGCACAAGTAACATGGCGGCAGCTACAATTGAAGAATTGCAGACTAAATTGAAAGAAAGCAGAAAAGGTTTTGAAAAAGCTATAGAAGAAAGGGATCTAAACCAAAATAGGGTTGCCGAGTTGGTGACTGATGTGGATGTATTGCAAAATTCATGCAGTGAGCTGAGGCTTAATCTAGAGGATTATCaaacaaaagaggaaaagatAAAGGAAAGAGAGGCAGAAGTTTCCTCTTTATACAATtctatattaattaaagaaCAAG AGGCAGAAGACTCTCCCCTGTCAGCATCCCAAGTGAAAATactgtttgaaaaaattagagacATAGAAATCCCTATCGCAGTCTCAGAAGTAGGAGACCTAGACCCGCATAACTCGGCTCATATAAAGAAGCTCTTTCACATCATTGATAGTGTTACTGAGTTGCAGCAAgaagtaaaatttttatctcatgaCAGAACAAGGCTACAGTCTAACCTTACAACACAGGTTCTTGAAATTGAGCATCTGAAGGGGGAAGTTGAAAAGCACATTAGAGATGGACAAGACttggaaaaaatgaataacGAATTGTCTGAGCTCATATTTGGATTGGAGAAAATTATAGGTATGTTCAAAGTTAGTGATTTAGGCGAGCAAAAATATCCTGGAGCGAAAGGACTTCTGTCTTTGTTAGAAAAGCAGGTCGTGGCCATGCTTTTAGAAtctgaaaattcaaaatcaaaagctCAGGAGCTTGCCACAGAGTTACTGGCGAGCCAAAATGTCGTAGAGGAATTGTCAATCAAGGTTAAATTACTTGAAGATTCAGTTCAAGGTGGGAATGCCGACCCCAACATTGTTCAGGAAAGGAGCATCTTTGAAGCACTACCGTTGCCTACAGGGTCAGAGATATCTGAAATTGAAGACGTG GGCCCAATTGGACAGAATACAGTATCTCCTGTCCCCCTAGCTGCCCAGGTGCGAACTGTGAGAAAGGGTTCAACCGACCATCTTGCAATCAATATTGGCGGGGAATCTGAACGTCTGATAAACAACGAGGGCAACGAGGGAACTGATGAGGACAAAG GTCATGTATTCAAGTCTCTGAACACATCAggtctcattcccaaacaaggAAAGTTGATAGCAGATCGTGTTGATGGAATATG GGTCTCTGGGGGTCGTGTTTTGATGAGTCAGCCCCGAGCAAGGCTAGGCCTTATGGCTTATTGCCTCCTTATGCATATATGGCTTTTGGGAACCGTTTTGTGA